Proteins encoded within one genomic window of uncultured Sphingopyxis sp.:
- a CDS encoding GntR family transcriptional regulator, protein MTSLYWLELRETGRFDIVTNGGVAIGRLGEVFRIMREKLGTQVVHAIVEHIREQRLPAGYHLGAQQLADMLRVSRAPVSAALKELGEVGIVYSEPHRGYFVAKPIGHLPSSTPAPPADGEKERLYFQIAEDRLSGRLPDRISENELMRRYGVSRSRLQLLLGQIAEEGWVERLPGHGWLFGSTLNSGEAYARAYQFRAVIESQAILQPAFKVEPGALRDARAEQQNLLDGAMFTLPRTRLFEINANFHETIVAWSNNAFFLDALRRINRLRRLMEYRVGGGRGRLKEQCEEHIMLLDMLAADRREDAADFLRKHIDRAWQSKDRAMEVAR, encoded by the coding sequence ATGACGTCGCTTTATTGGCTGGAATTGCGAGAGACCGGGCGTTTCGATATCGTCACCAATGGTGGCGTCGCGATCGGGCGTCTCGGAGAGGTTTTTAGGATTATGCGAGAGAAGTTGGGCACACAGGTCGTGCATGCCATCGTCGAGCATATTCGTGAGCAGAGACTGCCCGCCGGCTACCATCTCGGAGCGCAGCAGCTTGCCGACATGCTCCGCGTTTCCCGCGCACCGGTGAGCGCGGCGCTGAAGGAACTCGGCGAGGTGGGCATCGTCTACAGCGAGCCGCACCGCGGCTATTTCGTCGCGAAGCCGATTGGCCATCTGCCGTCGTCGACGCCGGCGCCGCCGGCCGATGGAGAGAAGGAACGGCTCTATTTCCAGATCGCGGAAGACCGGCTGTCTGGCCGGTTGCCGGATCGGATCAGCGAAAATGAATTGATGCGCCGCTATGGCGTCAGCCGCAGCCGCTTGCAGCTTCTGCTCGGCCAGATCGCCGAGGAGGGGTGGGTTGAGCGCCTGCCCGGACACGGCTGGCTGTTCGGATCGACGCTGAATTCGGGCGAGGCCTATGCCCGGGCCTATCAATTCCGTGCGGTAATCGAATCGCAGGCGATTCTGCAGCCCGCGTTCAAAGTCGAGCCCGGTGCGCTGCGCGACGCGCGGGCCGAACAGCAGAACCTGCTCGACGGCGCCATGTTCACCTTGCCGCGAACGCGATTGTTCGAAATCAACGCCAACTTCCACGAAACGATCGTAGCCTGGTCCAACAATGCCTTTTTTCTCGACGCGCTGCGCCGGATCAACCGGCTGCGGCGGTTGATGGAGTATCGCGTCGGCGGCGGGCGCGGGCGGCTGAAGGAACAGTGCGAGGAGCATATCATGTTGCTCGATATGCTCGCGGCGGATCGCCGCGAAGACGCCGCCGATTTTCTGCGCAAGCATATCGACCGCGCGTGGCAGTCGAAGGACCGCGCGATGGAGGTCGCGCGCTAG
- a CDS encoding pyridoxal phosphate-dependent aminotransferase — MRYARLPIEVESPEEFGYGNIRNNLAESSISDRKLSDLGLTIPDLTLLYTEHRGGTALRALIARDGAGLTADDVLVTTGAAGALFIIATALLSPGDHIVVVRPNYGLNLETPRAIGCEISYIDLAFDTGFRTDVDQVAAAVTPKTKVISITHPHNPSGILSDEAELRRLAGIAADAGAHLVVDETYRELCFGPLTPLAATLGSHVISVSSLSKAYGIPGTRMGWLIVRNPELHEIFLAAKEQIAICGSVVDEWIAEQLLSRKDEILAETLAEMGQRRARVIEWMAGEEMLEWNEPSGGVVGFVRMRGEPAGGVAAFYERLLNDHGTYVAPGHWFDLPDTYFRLGYGWPTRAEMEAGLVAISAALRG; from the coding sequence ATGCGTTACGCAAGACTCCCGATCGAAGTCGAATCCCCCGAAGAGTTCGGATACGGAAATATCCGCAACAATCTGGCCGAGAGTTCGATTTCGGACCGCAAGCTGTCCGACCTTGGACTGACAATTCCCGACCTGACCCTGCTCTACACCGAACATCGCGGCGGCACGGCGCTGCGGGCATTGATCGCGCGCGACGGCGCGGGCCTGACCGCCGACGACGTGCTCGTGACCACCGGCGCGGCGGGGGCCCTGTTCATCATCGCGACGGCGCTGCTTTCCCCGGGCGACCACATCGTCGTCGTGCGCCCGAACTACGGGCTCAATCTCGAAACCCCCCGCGCGATCGGCTGCGAGATCAGCTATATCGACCTCGCCTTCGACACCGGCTTTCGCACCGACGTCGATCAGGTCGCCGCCGCGGTGACGCCGAAGACCAAGGTCATCAGCATCACGCACCCGCATAACCCGAGCGGCATATTGTCCGACGAGGCGGAACTGCGCCGCCTCGCCGGGATCGCCGCCGACGCCGGCGCCCATCTGGTCGTCGACGAAACCTATCGCGAGCTGTGCTTCGGCCCGCTGACCCCGCTTGCCGCGACGCTCGGCAGCCATGTCATCAGCGTATCCTCGCTGTCGAAAGCCTATGGCATCCCCGGGACGCGCATGGGCTGGCTGATCGTTCGGAACCCGGAACTGCACGAAATCTTCCTGGCGGCGAAGGAGCAGATCGCGATCTGCGGCAGCGTCGTCGACGAATGGATCGCCGAGCAATTGCTGTCGCGCAAGGACGAAATACTCGCCGAGACGCTTGCCGAGATGGGACAGCGCCGCGCGCGGGTGATCGAATGGATGGCGGGCGAGGAGATGCTCGAATGGAACGAGCCGTCGGGCGGCGTCGTCGGCTTCGTGCGGATGCGCGGCGAACCGGCGGGCGGCGTCGCGGCCTTTTACGAGCGACTACTTAACGATCATGGCACCTATGTCGCGCCGGGGCATTGGTTCGACCTGCCCGACACCTATTTCCGCCTCGGCTACGGCTGGCCGACGCGCGCCGAAATGGAAGCAGGTCTCGTCGCGATCTCGGCGGCGCTGCGCGGCTAA
- a CDS encoding SMP-30/gluconolactonase/LRE family protein, translating into MARHHILTAPLLALALVAATPDRVTAIELHRPEAGELIDPAARIEKLADGFGFTEGPVWVATGGYLLFSDVPGNVIWKLVPGQKPVVYRANIAFDGPDIWRVGGMNSNGFPEGDLRRERFAMIGPDGMALDRQGRLVFCSFAGRSIVRLEKDGSRTIIAERYRGQRFNGTNDIAIKRDGAIYFTDTFGGLRERADDPRKEIAINAVYRWNDGVLTRVVEDMPSVNGLAFSPDERILYVNSGVDNSVNRYDVLPDGTLANGRRFLALAGDPKTGVSDGMKVDVRGNIYITGPGGIWIVSPAGGHLATIAFPEKPINLAFGGADRRTLFVTAHTGIYRVAVRVPGI; encoded by the coding sequence ATGGCCCGTCACCATATTCTCACCGCTCCCCTGCTCGCGCTTGCCCTGGTCGCGGCCACCCCGGATCGCGTCACGGCGATCGAGCTGCATCGGCCGGAAGCGGGCGAACTGATCGACCCCGCCGCGCGGATCGAAAAACTCGCTGACGGCTTCGGCTTCACCGAGGGACCGGTGTGGGTCGCAACAGGTGGTTATCTGTTGTTCAGCGACGTCCCCGGCAATGTGATCTGGAAGCTCGTGCCCGGACAAAAGCCGGTCGTCTATCGCGCCAATATCGCCTTCGACGGCCCCGACATCTGGCGCGTGGGCGGGATGAACAGCAACGGCTTCCCCGAAGGCGACCTACGCCGCGAACGCTTCGCCATGATCGGTCCCGACGGGATGGCGCTCGACCGGCAGGGCCGCCTCGTCTTCTGCTCCTTCGCCGGTCGCTCGATCGTCCGGCTCGAAAAGGACGGCAGCCGCACGATCATCGCCGAACGCTATCGGGGACAGCGTTTCAACGGCACCAACGACATCGCCATCAAACGCGACGGCGCGATCTATTTCACCGATACCTTCGGCGGCCTCCGCGAACGCGCGGACGACCCGCGCAAGGAGATAGCGATCAACGCCGTCTATCGCTGGAACGACGGCGTGCTGACCCGCGTCGTCGAGGATATGCCGTCGGTCAACGGCCTCGCCTTTTCACCCGACGAACGCATCCTCTATGTCAACTCGGGGGTCGACAACAGCGTCAACCGTTACGATGTCCTGCCCGACGGCACGCTCGCGAACGGCCGCCGCTTCCTGGCGCTCGCGGGCGATCCGAAGACCGGCGTCTCTGACGGGATGAAAGTCGATGTGCGCGGCAATATCTACATCACCGGCCCAGGAGGCATCTGGATCGTCTCACCCGCAGGCGGGCATCTTGCAACGATCGCCTTCCCCGAAAAGCCGATCAATCTCGCGTTCGGCGGCGCCGACCGGCGCACGCTGTTCGTGACGGCACATACCGGCATCTATCGCGTCGCGGTGCGCGTGCCTGGGATCTAG
- a CDS encoding LuxR C-terminal-related transcriptional regulator, which yields MQSALTEMIGAIGEDGFVAVAAEGLRGAIGFDLAAAILHRADARAEILFDGFAPAGFGEGLANYARHTHGISPMVHPVPRLGAVRASDFVLDGDTRSDAYLVWTDEEEMGFRTLGWPERCEEIGLYVAAWSGVVELSFYRARGRACLSSEDLLALGELSGPVAAAFERHGRFSRPAPVSGVLSARECEVYELIIAGCSSEAIALRLRISRHTVKDHRKQIFRKLRVGSLAELFAQSRRAN from the coding sequence ATGCAATCCGCACTGACCGAAATGATCGGCGCCATTGGCGAAGACGGCTTCGTCGCCGTGGCCGCCGAGGGCTTGCGCGGCGCCATCGGCTTCGATCTCGCCGCCGCCATCCTCCACCGCGCAGACGCGCGCGCGGAAATCCTCTTCGACGGCTTCGCGCCCGCCGGGTTTGGCGAAGGCCTCGCCAACTATGCCCGTCACACGCACGGGATCAGCCCGATGGTGCATCCCGTCCCGCGGCTGGGCGCCGTGCGCGCAAGCGACTTCGTGCTCGACGGCGATACCCGGAGCGATGCCTATCTGGTGTGGACCGACGAAGAGGAAATGGGATTCCGCACCCTCGGCTGGCCCGAACGGTGCGAGGAGATCGGCCTCTATGTCGCGGCATGGAGCGGCGTCGTCGAGCTCAGCTTCTATCGCGCGCGCGGCCGGGCCTGCTTGTCGTCCGAAGACTTGCTGGCGCTGGGCGAATTGTCGGGACCGGTGGCTGCTGCTTTCGAGCGGCACGGCCGCTTTTCGCGCCCTGCCCCGGTATCCGGGGTCCTGTCGGCGCGCGAATGCGAAGTATATGAGTTGATAATCGCAGGCTGTTCGAGCGAAGCGATCGCGCTCCGGCTCCGGATCAGCCGTCACACGGTCAAGGATCATCGCAAGCAGATTTTCCGCAAGCTCCGCGTCGGTTCGCTTGCCGAGCTGTTCGCGCAGAGCCGCCGCGCCAATTGA
- a CDS encoding hydrolase, giving the protein MTIIDISRDEAEALAWIDTLGPTLLDRTLAWSAVNSGSFNLAGLGHMAELIGGEMDRLGGTVELRDPAPFAYPDARGDLQPVKHGRNLHFRRDAAGAANRVLLVGHMDTVFAADHPFQTPGWIDERTVRGPGVADMKGGIIVMLTAIEALSQTSLADRLGIEVIVNADEEVSSVGSEPLLAEVAGRCTVGLAYEPSATPEGVLAGARKGCANFAAVITGRAAHAGRNPQDGRNAIVAAAELAGRIAGLTGARPDLTANPARIDGGGPENIVPDRAVLRFNVRLANPADQPWLLETLNRLVDEIAVRHDVAIALHGGIQRPPKPMDAHQQRLFDLVRDCGAALDLDIAWRATGGACDGNNLAAHGLAVVDTLGVRGGAIHSDREFLIVDSLVERAKLSALLLMRLARMEQSFSAPRGE; this is encoded by the coding sequence ATGACGATCATCGACATCAGCCGCGACGAAGCCGAAGCCCTCGCCTGGATCGACACCCTGGGACCAACCCTCCTCGACCGCACGCTCGCATGGTCAGCGGTCAATTCGGGGAGCTTCAATCTCGCCGGCCTCGGCCACATGGCAGAACTGATCGGCGGCGAGATGGACCGGCTTGGCGGGACGGTCGAACTTCGCGATCCCGCTCCCTTCGCTTACCCCGATGCGCGCGGCGACCTTCAACCGGTGAAGCATGGCCGCAACCTGCATTTCCGCCGCGACGCGGCGGGGGCCGCCAACCGCGTGCTGCTGGTGGGTCACATGGATACGGTGTTCGCGGCCGATCACCCGTTTCAGACCCCGGGCTGGATCGACGAGCGCACGGTGCGCGGCCCCGGCGTCGCCGACATGAAAGGCGGCATCATCGTGATGCTGACCGCGATCGAGGCGCTGTCGCAAACCTCGCTCGCGGATCGGCTTGGCATCGAAGTGATCGTCAACGCCGACGAAGAGGTTTCCTCGGTCGGGTCCGAACCTCTGCTCGCCGAAGTCGCGGGGCGCTGCACCGTCGGCCTCGCCTACGAACCCTCGGCGACGCCCGAAGGCGTGCTCGCGGGAGCACGCAAGGGCTGCGCCAATTTCGCCGCGGTGATCACGGGGCGCGCCGCGCACGCCGGGCGCAATCCGCAGGATGGCCGAAACGCGATCGTCGCAGCGGCCGAACTCGCGGGCCGCATCGCCGGGCTGACCGGCGCGCGCCCCGATCTTACCGCGAACCCGGCGCGCATCGATGGCGGCGGGCCGGAGAATATCGTCCCCGACCGCGCGGTGCTGCGCTTCAACGTCCGGCTCGCGAATCCCGCCGATCAGCCGTGGCTGCTCGAGACGCTGAACCGGCTGGTCGATGAAATCGCGGTGCGGCACGATGTCGCGATCGCGCTGCACGGCGGCATCCAGCGTCCGCCGAAGCCGATGGACGCCCACCAGCAGCGCCTGTTCGACCTCGTCCGCGACTGCGGGGCGGCGCTCGACCTCGACATCGCCTGGCGGGCGACGGGCGGCGCCTGCGACGGCAATAACCTCGCCGCGCACGGGCTCGCGGTCGTCGATACGCTCGGCGTGCGCGGCGGGGCGATCCATTCGGACCGCGAATTCCTGATCGTCGACTCGCTCGTCGAACGGGCGAAGCTGTCGGCGCTGCTGCTGATGCGGCTCGCGCGGATGGAGCAAAGCTTCTCAGCGCCGCGCGGCGAGTGA
- a CDS encoding class I SAM-dependent methyltransferase encodes MSKTLDRAVGATAFGADVAGYAAGRLDYPHELFAILAERGGLAAGADVLEIGPGTGQATRELLDAGAARVIAVEPDSDLSRHLCGWGEARLEVVTLPFGPAVPGDGRFDLIVAATSFHWLEAEPALADVRRLLKPGGVFAMWWNVFREPGDDRLFDALFDGLARPPSMMSDQHYSLDTAARMRELAAAGLAGIEHVMLERSIAVTPASLRALFATFSAVRQLPPAVRAARLDAVEEQALYERGERFERVFQTPLYIARAPG; translated from the coding sequence ATGAGCAAAACTCTGGATCGCGCGGTGGGCGCCACCGCATTTGGCGCCGATGTGGCGGGCTATGCCGCGGGTCGGCTCGACTATCCGCACGAACTCTTCGCCATTCTCGCCGAACGCGGCGGGCTCGCGGCGGGCGCCGACGTGCTCGAAATCGGGCCGGGGACAGGGCAGGCGACACGCGAACTGCTCGACGCCGGCGCGGCGCGCGTCATCGCGGTTGAACCCGATTCCGACCTGTCGCGGCATCTTTGCGGATGGGGCGAGGCGCGTCTCGAGGTTGTAACCCTGCCCTTTGGTCCCGCCGTGCCGGGCGATGGGCGCTTCGACCTGATTGTCGCCGCAACCTCCTTTCACTGGCTCGAGGCGGAACCGGCGCTCGCCGACGTGCGGCGGTTGCTGAAACCCGGCGGCGTCTTCGCGATGTGGTGGAACGTCTTTCGCGAGCCGGGTGACGACCGGCTGTTCGACGCCTTGTTCGACGGGCTGGCGCGGCCGCCCTCGATGATGTCGGACCAGCATTATTCGCTCGATACCGCGGCACGGATGCGTGAGCTGGCGGCGGCGGGGCTGGCCGGGATCGAGCATGTCATGCTGGAGCGCAGCATCGCGGTGACGCCCGCGTCGCTCCGCGCGCTCTTCGCCACCTTCTCGGCGGTGCGGCAGTTGCCGCCGGCGGTGCGCGCAGCGCGGCTGGATGCAGTCGAAGAGCAGGCGCTGTACGAACGTGGTGAGCGGTTCGAGCGTGTTTTCCAGACGCCGTTGTACATTGCGCGCGCGCCTGGCTGA
- a CDS encoding threonine/serine dehydratase — protein sequence MDPFFDQIREAHVAIRPQVAVTPLAPSPVLSKLLGCDVSLKLDFLQPTGSFKIRGATNKVRTLDDDARRRGVLTASTGNHGMAVARAGALAGAPVTVYVGNDALQMKIDGIKALGAEVVVIDGPAGDAELAARRAGEKQGRTYISPYNDPAVMAGQGTIGIEIAEQDSDLDAVFIAVGAGGLMGGAGTALHALRPGIEVVGVWPQASLCMLRALEAGEIVPTQEYPTLSDGTLGAIEPGSITFPVCQKAIDTRIVVEEGEIAAAMKRIAETERWMIEGAAGVAFAGLVQQAERYRGRKVAVVLCGRNIALDLFLRTVS from the coding sequence ATGGACCCTTTTTTCGACCAGATCCGCGAGGCGCATGTCGCGATCCGGCCTCAGGTTGCGGTCACGCCGCTGGCGCCGAGCCCGGTGCTGTCGAAGCTGCTCGGTTGCGACGTCTCGCTCAAGCTCGACTTCCTGCAACCGACGGGATCGTTCAAGATCCGCGGCGCGACGAACAAGGTCCGCACCCTCGATGACGACGCGCGCCGCCGCGGCGTTCTGACCGCCTCGACCGGCAATCATGGCATGGCGGTCGCGCGCGCGGGCGCCCTCGCCGGGGCGCCGGTCACCGTCTATGTAGGGAACGACGCGCTGCAGATGAAAATCGACGGCATCAAGGCGCTCGGCGCCGAGGTGGTGGTGATCGACGGACCGGCGGGTGACGCCGAACTCGCGGCGCGCCGCGCGGGTGAGAAACAAGGCCGCACCTATATCTCCCCCTATAACGATCCGGCCGTGATGGCGGGCCAGGGCACGATCGGCATCGAGATCGCCGAACAGGATTCCGATCTCGATGCGGTGTTCATCGCGGTCGGCGCCGGCGGATTGATGGGCGGCGCGGGGACCGCGCTGCACGCGCTGCGCCCCGGTATCGAAGTCGTCGGCGTCTGGCCCCAGGCGTCGCTGTGCATGCTGCGCGCATTGGAAGCAGGCGAGATCGTCCCGACACAGGAGTATCCGACGCTTTCGGACGGCACGCTCGGCGCGATCGAGCCCGGATCGATCACATTTCCGGTGTGCCAGAAGGCGATCGACACGCGGATCGTGGTCGAGGAAGGTGAAATCGCTGCGGCGATGAAGCGCATCGCCGAAACCGAACGCTGGATGATCGAAGGCGCGGCAGGCGTCGCCTTCGCGGGGCTCGTCCAGCAGGCCGAACGCTATCGGGGACGCAAGGTCGCGGTCGTGCTGTGCGGCCGCAACATCGCGCTCGACCTGTTTTTGCGAACGGTTTCCTGA
- the acnA gene encoding aconitate hydratase AcnA has product MILSAAGRQLRIIDLPGRLGARLATMPVIHRLVAENLLRAGGDDGTAAFAAWIEEGRSDVELPFRPGRIMMHDTTCVPALVDLAAARDVLAAKGGDPARIDPVVPVDVSTDHSLAVDHFADPDAARLNMARERERNAERLRLMKWASGAFEKLTVHPPGTGIMHTLNLERLASVVRVEERDGEAWAAPDTLIGTDSHTPMVNGIGVLGWGVGGLEAEAAMLGLPVILRVPEVVGVRLAGELPADVFGTDLALLVTQRLRAHGVAGRFVEFFGPGVARLSADTRAAVANMAPEYGATTGFFPVDARTIAYLGETGRPAGMLALVESYCRRQGLWFDPAAAPEYAEVVTIDLGDVVRGVAGPARPQDLRDAGKAVDFITAGVAAGGVPAGAVAIAAITSCTNTSDPRMLVAAGLLARNAVAARLTIPDWVKTSLAPGSPAAEALLRRAGLMEPLEELGFGIVGVGCTTCIGNSGPLVPRMYDAIAAGVVPVAVLSGNRNFPGRVHPEVRESFLLSPPMVVAFALAGDAARDILRDPLGRGGDGRPVTLDDIWPDPDEIDRVLADARAPDDVQRRYDAAEANPAWAALGAPDSALFPWDAGSTYLRPPPFVRADARPALDGAVARPLLVLGDDITTDHISPAGAIPAGTPAARYLIERGETPGDLNVFAARRGNWEAMVRGLFANPSIENLLRAEIAPGKTVHAPGGEEMTLWDAAERYAAERMPLVIVAGDRYGTGSSRDWAAKGPQLLGVRAVIASSFERIHRSNLINMAVLPLTVDRDDALALRSLSPDALIHFPATVPLEPGTVIRMRIEDRGGAHEYAARLAADTRAECDILTRGGMLPALLQNLLGQVVEKVA; this is encoded by the coding sequence ATGATTTTATCCGCAGCGGGGCGGCAACTTCGCATTATCGATCTTCCCGGGCGGCTCGGCGCGCGCCTCGCGACGATGCCGGTAATTCACCGGCTGGTTGCCGAAAATCTGCTGCGCGCGGGCGGGGACGATGGCACGGCGGCCTTCGCGGCGTGGATCGAGGAGGGGCGGAGCGACGTCGAGCTGCCTTTCCGTCCCGGCCGGATCATGATGCACGACACGACCTGCGTTCCCGCGCTCGTCGATCTCGCCGCGGCGCGCGACGTCCTGGCTGCAAAGGGCGGCGATCCCGCGCGAATCGATCCGGTCGTGCCGGTCGACGTCTCGACCGACCATTCGCTTGCGGTCGACCATTTCGCCGATCCCGACGCGGCGCGGCTCAACATGGCGCGCGAGCGCGAGCGCAACGCCGAAAGGCTGCGGTTGATGAAGTGGGCGAGCGGTGCCTTCGAAAAGCTGACCGTCCACCCGCCCGGCACCGGCATCATGCACACGCTGAACCTCGAGCGGCTTGCGAGCGTGGTGCGCGTCGAAGAGCGCGATGGCGAGGCGTGGGCGGCGCCCGATACGCTGATCGGCACCGACAGCCATACGCCGATGGTGAATGGCATCGGGGTGCTCGGCTGGGGCGTCGGCGGGCTGGAGGCCGAGGCGGCGATGCTCGGCCTGCCGGTGATATTGCGCGTGCCCGAAGTCGTCGGGGTACGGCTGGCCGGCGAGCTGCCGGCCGACGTGTTCGGTACCGACCTCGCGCTGCTCGTGACCCAAAGGCTGCGCGCGCATGGGGTCGCGGGGCGCTTCGTCGAATTTTTCGGTCCCGGCGTCGCGAGGCTGTCGGCCGACACGCGCGCGGCAGTCGCCAATATGGCGCCCGAATATGGCGCGACGACGGGCTTCTTTCCGGTCGATGCGCGGACGATCGCCTATCTTGGCGAGACCGGCCGCCCGGCGGGCATGCTGGCCTTGGTGGAGAGCTATTGCCGCCGCCAGGGCCTGTGGTTCGATCCGGCCGCCGCGCCCGAATATGCCGAGGTGGTGACGATCGACCTCGGCGATGTCGTACGCGGGGTAGCGGGACCGGCGCGGCCGCAGGATTTGCGCGACGCCGGCAAGGCCGTGGATTTCATCACCGCGGGGGTCGCGGCGGGCGGCGTTCCCGCGGGCGCGGTCGCGATCGCCGCGATCACGAGTTGCACCAATACGAGCGACCCGCGGATGCTCGTCGCCGCGGGTCTGCTCGCGCGCAACGCGGTCGCGGCGCGACTGACGATACCCGATTGGGTGAAGACCTCGCTCGCGCCGGGATCGCCCGCCGCCGAGGCGCTGCTGCGCCGGGCCGGGCTGATGGAGCCGCTGGAAGAGCTCGGCTTCGGCATCGTCGGCGTCGGATGCACGACCTGCATCGGCAATTCGGGGCCGCTCGTGCCGCGGATGTATGATGCGATCGCGGCCGGTGTCGTGCCGGTCGCGGTGCTTTCGGGCAATCGCAATTTTCCGGGGCGCGTGCATCCCGAGGTGCGCGAAAGCTTTCTCCTGTCGCCGCCGATGGTCGTCGCCTTCGCGCTCGCGGGTGATGCGGCGCGCGACATTTTGCGCGATCCGCTCGGCCGCGGCGGTGACGGCCGGCCGGTCACGCTCGATGACATCTGGCCCGATCCCGACGAGATCGACCGTGTGCTCGCCGACGCGCGGGCGCCGGACGACGTGCAGCGCCGCTATGACGCCGCCGAGGCGAACCCGGCGTGGGCGGCGCTCGGTGCGCCGGACAGCGCGCTCTTCCCATGGGATGCGGGCTCGACCTATCTGCGTCCGCCTCCCTTCGTTCGCGCCGACGCACGGCCTGCGCTGGACGGCGCCGTGGCGCGGCCGCTGCTGGTGCTCGGCGACGACATCACGACCGATCATATCTCGCCCGCGGGCGCGATCCCGGCGGGCACTCCGGCGGCGCGTTACCTGATCGAGCGCGGCGAAACGCCCGGCGACCTCAACGTCTTCGCGGCGCGCCGCGGCAATTGGGAGGCGATGGTTCGCGGGCTCTTCGCCAATCCCTCGATCGAAAACCTGCTGCGCGCGGAGATCGCGCCCGGAAAGACGGTCCATGCCCCGGGCGGGGAGGAGATGACGCTGTGGGACGCGGCGGAACGCTACGCCGCCGAGCGAATGCCGCTCGTGATCGTCGCGGGCGATCGCTATGGCACCGGGTCTTCGCGCGACTGGGCCGCCAAGGGGCCGCAGTTGCTTGGCGTGCGCGCGGTGATCGCATCGAGTTTCGAGCGCATTCACCGCAGCAACCTGATCAACATGGCCGTGCTTCCGCTGACCGTCGATCGCGACGACGCGCTGGCGCTCAGGAGCCTGTCGCCCGATGCGCTCATTCACTTTCCCGCCACGGTTCCGCTGGAACCGGGAACGGTGATCCGGATGCGCATCGAAGATCGCGGCGGCGCGCACGAATATGCCGCGCGGCTGGCGGCAGACACGCGGGCCGAGTGCGACATCCTGACGCGCGGCGGCATGCTGCCCGCGTTGTTGCAAAACCTGCTTGGCCAAGTTGTGGAGAAAGTCGCATGA
- a CDS encoding alpha/beta hydrolase produces MMKIGLAIAALLLAGPALAQPPVEAEISEKSAREDVFPQPEVAFPGDVVAYPQVEISNLDGFRPIRMDIYAPRDRSNPRPAVLWIHGGGWSRGDARTSGAYANWPAVLASLAARGFVVASLDYRLSGEARFPAQIQDVKAAIRHLRTQGGALGVDTSRVYLWGGSAGGHLASLAAVTCGAREYDPQPSTGRLSRSQINALKGTKAPAVDDCVQGAALWYGVFDLEHVPSVNVAGLLGCDPALCRDIARNASPLHRIGKNAPPMLLIHGTKDETVDVSQSEAMVTALRKVGAKADLLLIPDVDHGLTGATPEATREANMLALRRTFAFFGSLAARR; encoded by the coding sequence ATGATGAAAATCGGTCTGGCGATCGCCGCCCTGCTGCTTGCCGGCCCCGCTTTGGCCCAACCGCCGGTCGAGGCCGAGATTTCGGAAAAGAGCGCGCGCGAGGATGTGTTTCCGCAGCCCGAGGTCGCCTTTCCCGGCGACGTCGTCGCTTATCCGCAGGTCGAGATATCGAATCTCGATGGCTTCCGCCCGATACGCATGGATATCTATGCTCCGCGGGACCGCAGCAATCCGCGCCCCGCGGTGCTCTGGATCCACGGCGGCGGATGGAGCCGCGGCGACGCGCGGACGTCGGGGGCATATGCGAACTGGCCTGCCGTGCTCGCCTCGCTTGCCGCGCGCGGTTTCGTCGTTGCATCGCTCGATTACCGGCTGAGCGGCGAGGCGCGCTTTCCGGCGCAAATCCAGGATGTGAAGGCAGCGATCCGCCATCTTCGGACGCAGGGCGGCGCGCTCGGGGTCGACACGTCGCGCGTCTATCTGTGGGGCGGTTCGGCGGGCGGCCATCTCGCCTCGCTCGCCGCGGTCACCTGCGGCGCCCGCGAATATGATCCGCAGCCCTCGACCGGCCGGCTTTCGCGGAGCCAGATCAACGCGCTGAAAGGCACGAAGGCGCCCGCCGTCGACGATTGCGTGCAGGGCGCGGCGCTCTGGTACGGCGTGTTCGACCTCGAACATGTGCCGAGCGTCAATGTCGCGGGACTGCTCGGCTGCGACCCCGCGCTTTGCCGGGATATCGCGCGCAACGCGAGCCCGCTTCACCGGATCGGAAAGAATGCGCCGCCGATGCTGCTCATCCACGGAACGAAGGACGAAACGGTCGATGTATCGCAGTCCGAAGCCATGGTGACGGCGCTGCGCAAAGTCGGCGCCAAGGCCGACCTGCTGCTCATCCCCGACGTCGATCACGGCTTGACGGGCGCGACGCCCGAAGCGACGCGCGAGGCCAATATGCTCGCGCTGCGGCGGACCTTCGCCTTTTTCGGGTCACTCGCCGCGCGGCGCTGA